A genome region from Triticum aestivum cultivar Chinese Spring chromosome 2B, IWGSC CS RefSeq v2.1, whole genome shotgun sequence includes the following:
- the LOC123041866 gene encoding uncharacterized protein yields MGSKSEQRLDYVLVPLGLAVMVGYHLWLLLRIRRRPATTVIGINAIKRRIWERHIMEDPSGKHAVLAVQTMRNAIMASSVLASVAITLSSLVAALMASGAAHGLFSGTASPAQNNSKNNIVLGAAGQAALSVKFLAILVCFLVAFLLNVQSIRYYSHTGILVNVPLQAHRHRRPGLAIDYVTSTLNRGSYFWSLGVRAFYFSCPVFLWLFGPIPMFAACVAMVCTLYFLDVYKEWDREEEGEGLVAEDGEGDREEEGRTKMATSAV; encoded by the coding sequence ATGGGCAGCAAGTCGGAGCAGCGCCTGGACTACGTGCTGGTGCCTCTGGGCCTGGCGGTGATGGTGGGGTACCACCTGTGGCTCCTCCTGCGCATCCGGCGACGCCCGGCCACCACCGTCATCGGCATCAACGCCATCAAACGCCGCATCTGGGAGCGCCACATCATGGAGGACCCCTCGGGGAAGCACGCCGTGCTAGCGGTGCAGACGATGCGCAACGCCATCATGGCCTCCTCCGTGCTCGCCTCAGTCGCCATCACCCTCAGCTCCCTCGTCGCCGCCCTCATGGCCAGCGGCGCCGCCCACGGCCTCTTTTCCGGCACCGCCAGCCCCGCCCAGAACAACAGCAAGAACAACATCGTGTTGGGCGCGGCGGGGCAGGCGGCGCTGTCCGTCAAGTTCCTGGCCATCCTCGTCTGCTTCCTGGTGGCGTTCCTCCTCAACGTGCAGTCCATCCGGTACTACAGCCACACAGGCATCCTCGTCAACGTGCCGCTCCAGGcgcaccgccaccgccgccccggcctcgCCATCGACTACGTCACCTCCACACTCAACCGCGGCAGCTACTTCTGGTCACTCGGCGTCCGCGCATTCTACTTTTCATGCCCGGTGTTCCTCTGGCTCTTCGGACCCATCCCCATGTTCGCCGCATGCGTCGCCATGGTCTGCACGCTCTACTTCCTCGACGTCTACAAGGAGTGGGAtagggaggaggagggcgaggggctCGTCGCCGAGGATGGCGAAGGTGACCGCGAGGAGGAAGGAAGGACGAAGATGGCTACCAGTGCGGTCTGA